In Nocardia asteroides, a single genomic region encodes these proteins:
- a CDS encoding LacI family DNA-binding transcriptional regulator, whose protein sequence is MTARPTKADVARQAGVSTATVSYVLNDVPGRSISEQTRAAVRRAADELGYRPNLAARNLARRRSGVVLFVLPQVALNALAIEVSTRMTTELARRGVMQVLLFDTGDEAAVVNAITDLDPVAVTGVYPLQGAALAAVEAARIPNFHLGSSRLADLGNLHLTAGEVRIAHLVERGHRRLAYAFSPDESVRPIGEYWLAGLRTAMTARGLPEPELAEVRTANAAQVVTEWRERGVTAVCAQNDDTAFVVQHGMRQAGLECPRDLAVIGVDAIPLGEVAAPPLTSVAFAADAIVDIATAAFMTALGYPTEAEATGADLVVLQVREST, encoded by the coding sequence ATGACCGCGAGACCGACCAAGGCGGACGTGGCCAGGCAGGCCGGTGTCTCCACGGCGACCGTCAGCTACGTCCTGAACGACGTCCCCGGCCGCTCGATCTCCGAGCAGACCAGGGCCGCGGTCCGGCGCGCCGCCGACGAACTCGGCTACCGCCCCAATCTCGCGGCCCGCAACCTGGCCCGCCGGCGCAGCGGCGTCGTGCTCTTCGTGCTCCCGCAGGTGGCGCTGAACGCGCTGGCGATCGAGGTGAGCACCAGGATGACGACCGAGCTCGCGCGCCGCGGCGTCATGCAGGTGCTCCTCTTCGACACCGGCGACGAGGCCGCCGTCGTGAACGCCATCACCGACCTGGACCCGGTCGCCGTGACCGGCGTCTACCCGCTGCAGGGCGCCGCGCTCGCCGCCGTCGAGGCGGCCCGCATCCCCAACTTCCACCTGGGCAGCAGCCGCCTCGCCGACCTCGGCAACCTGCACCTCACCGCGGGCGAGGTCCGGATCGCGCACCTGGTGGAGCGCGGGCACCGGCGGCTGGCCTACGCCTTCTCCCCCGACGAGTCGGTGCGCCCGATCGGCGAGTACTGGCTGGCCGGGCTGCGCACCGCAATGACCGCCCGCGGGCTGCCCGAGCCGGAACTCGCCGAGGTACGCACGGCGAACGCGGCCCAGGTCGTGACCGAGTGGCGGGAGCGCGGGGTCACCGCGGTGTGCGCGCAGAACGACGACACCGCCTTCGTCGTCCAGCACGGCATGCGCCAGGCCGGGCTGGAGTGCCCGCGCGACCTGGCGGTGATCGGCGTCGACGCCATCCCGCTCGGCGAGGTCGCCGCGCCGCCGCTCACCTCGGTCGCCTTCGCCGCCGACGCCATCGTCGACATCGCCACCGCGGCCTTCATGACCGCGCTCGGCTACCCCACCGAGGCGGAGGCCACCGGCGCCGACCTGGTCGTGCTGCAGGTCCGCGAATCCACCTGA
- a CDS encoding contact-dependent growth inhibition system immunity protein — MLESDASIEQLEGRWPESDPDASRLIRVVHGLRRLPISALTAEDLRILLGQREAVSAVLPRALDLIDADPLTSGDMYPGDLLVVVLRLGEAGALNSKDIDRLRVAIERIRQIDDGSVVGEIWERAASLGIA, encoded by the coding sequence ATGCTCGAGAGCGATGCGAGTATCGAACAGTTGGAGGGGCGGTGGCCTGAGTCGGATCCCGATGCCAGCAGGCTGATCCGGGTCGTGCACGGCCTGCGCCGGCTGCCTATTTCCGCGCTGACAGCGGAGGACCTCCGGATTCTCCTCGGGCAGCGGGAAGCTGTCTCGGCGGTGCTGCCGCGCGCTCTCGACCTGATCGACGCCGATCCGCTGACCTCTGGGGATATGTATCCCGGCGATCTTCTGGTTGTCGTGTTGCGGCTCGGCGAAGCCGGGGCGCTGAACTCGAAGGACATCGATCGGTTGCGGGTGGCGATCGAGCGGATTCGGCAGATCGACGACGGCTCTGTGGTGGGCGAGATCTGGGAACGAGCGGCTTCCCTCGGAATCGCCTGA
- a CDS encoding proline dehydrogenase family protein, with the protein MNPLRPVILAAAGSPRLAKAVTTVPATAAVVRRFVAGADRAALLPVLRELLADGRRVSVDFLGENTTDPAQADAVVAEYLALIGDLATLADAPGVERGPEWAVPLEVSVKLSALGQALPEPTAIDRLRTICEAAERAGVWVTVDAEDHTATAGTLATVHALRPEFPWLGVVLQSYLHRTEADCGGFASEASRVRLCKGAYNEPPEVAFQHSAEVTDSYLRCLDVLMKGDGYPMVASHDPALVEAAIRAGIPRYEHQMLYGVRDLEQRRLAAEGRAVRVYVPYGTEWYGYLTRRLAERPANLGFFLRALVSRS; encoded by the coding sequence GTGAACCCGCTGCGCCCGGTGATCCTCGCGGCGGCCGGATCACCGCGGCTGGCGAAGGCGGTCACCACGGTGCCGGCCACAGCGGCGGTGGTGCGGCGCTTCGTGGCGGGCGCCGACCGGGCTGCGCTGCTCCCGGTGCTCCGCGAACTGCTCGCCGACGGGCGGCGGGTCAGCGTCGACTTCCTCGGCGAGAACACCACCGACCCGGCGCAGGCCGATGCCGTCGTCGCCGAGTACCTGGCGTTGATCGGTGATCTGGCGACGCTGGCCGATGCGCCGGGCGTCGAACGGGGGCCGGAGTGGGCGGTGCCGCTGGAGGTGTCGGTCAAGCTTTCGGCGCTCGGCCAGGCACTGCCGGAACCCACGGCCATCGACCGGCTGCGCACGATCTGTGAAGCCGCCGAGCGCGCGGGCGTCTGGGTGACCGTCGACGCCGAGGACCACACCGCCACCGCCGGCACCCTCGCCACCGTGCACGCCCTGCGCCCGGAATTCCCCTGGCTCGGCGTTGTCCTCCAGTCCTACCTGCACCGCACCGAGGCGGATTGCGGCGGCTTCGCCAGCGAAGCCTCCCGGGTCCGGCTGTGCAAGGGCGCGTACAACGAGCCGCCCGAAGTCGCGTTCCAGCACAGTGCGGAGGTCACCGACTCCTACCTGCGCTGCCTGGATGTGCTCATGAAGGGCGACGGCTACCCGATGGTCGCCAGCCACGACCCGGCGTTGGTCGAGGCGGCCATCCGAGCCGGAATCCCGCGCTACGAGCACCAGATGCTGTACGGCGTGCGCGATCTGGAACAGCGCAGGTTGGCGGCGGAGGGCCGGGCGGTGCGGGTCTACGTGCCGTACGGCACCGAGTGGTACGGCTACCTGACCCGCCGCCTGGCCGAGCGCCCGGCCAACCTGGGCTTCTTCCTGCGCGCCCTGGTCAGCCGTTCGTGA
- the dapD gene encoding 2,3,4,5-tetrahydropyridine-2,6-dicarboxylate N-succinyltransferase codes for MSTQGAAAVGIATVTSSGTVLDTWYPAPELGSFDSTGTERLDAPPAEYSTLVGPDDARDVEVVAVRTTIADLSAPPVDAHDVYLRLHLLSHRLVQPHGLNLDGQFGLLANVVWTNHGPAAVDGFENVRLRLRGRGPVTVYSIDKFPRMVDYVVPTGVRIGDADRVRLGAHLAAGTTVMHEGFVNFNAGTLGTSMVEGRISAGVVVGDGADVGGGASTMGTLSGGGTTVISVGARSLLGANSGLGIPLGDDCVLEAGLYLTAGTKVSTPDGTIVKAAQLSGQPNLLFRRNSQSGAVEVVSRTGTGIELNSALHAHN; via the coding sequence GTGAGCACTCAGGGAGCAGCAGCAGTCGGCATCGCCACCGTGACCTCGTCCGGGACCGTTCTGGACACCTGGTACCCGGCCCCGGAGCTCGGCAGCTTCGACAGCACCGGCACCGAGCGGCTGGACGCGCCGCCCGCCGAGTACTCCACCCTGGTCGGCCCCGACGACGCGCGCGATGTCGAGGTGGTCGCCGTGCGCACCACCATCGCCGACCTCTCGGCCCCCCCGGTCGACGCGCACGACGTCTACCTGCGGCTGCACCTGCTCTCGCACCGGCTCGTCCAGCCGCACGGGCTCAACCTGGACGGTCAGTTCGGGCTGCTCGCCAATGTCGTGTGGACCAACCACGGCCCCGCCGCGGTGGACGGGTTCGAGAACGTCCGGCTGCGGCTGCGCGGCCGGGGGCCGGTGACCGTGTACAGCATCGACAAGTTCCCGCGGATGGTCGACTACGTGGTGCCCACCGGAGTGCGGATCGGTGACGCCGACCGGGTCCGGCTCGGCGCGCACCTGGCCGCCGGGACCACCGTCATGCACGAGGGATTCGTGAACTTCAATGCCGGGACGCTCGGCACGTCGATGGTCGAGGGCCGGATCTCGGCCGGTGTCGTGGTCGGGGACGGGGCGGATGTGGGTGGCGGCGCCTCCACCATGGGCACGCTCTCCGGAGGCGGCACCACCGTGATCTCGGTCGGCGCGCGCTCGCTGCTCGGCGCCAACTCCGGGCTCGGCATTCCGCTCGGCGACGACTGCGTGCTCGAGGCGGGGCTCTACCTCACCGCGGGCACCAAGGTCTCGACGCCGGACGGGACGATCGTCAAGGCGGCACAGCTGAGCGGGCAGCCGAACCTGCTGTTCCGGCGGAACTCGCAGTCCGGCGCGGTCGAGGTGGTTTCGCGCACCGGCACCGGAATCGAGCTGAATTCCGCGCTGCACGCGCACAACTAG
- a CDS encoding TetR/AcrR family transcriptional regulator: MAKLTRLLHLVRSAGPEDRNQTRVLDAALVAFLDFGIKRTSMVEVARRCGLSLATLYRRFASKSDLIQAVGLRQAKQFVEDVDAALQRQVDRDAGAEDQIVELFVVFLEGLRGNKLLDRLLQTEPEIVLPYLTVQGAPVIELGRDYLVEFISRLQREGKLPEYDPAPIAEMIARTSLSLALTPQTVIPFEDERAVRDFARDHIAVSFRVPGRLAES, encoded by the coding sequence ATGGCGAAGCTGACCCGACTGCTGCATCTGGTGCGGTCCGCGGGCCCGGAGGATCGCAACCAGACGCGCGTGCTCGACGCGGCGCTCGTCGCCTTCCTCGACTTCGGCATCAAGCGGACCAGCATGGTCGAGGTGGCGCGGCGGTGCGGGCTCTCGCTGGCCACGCTCTACCGGCGCTTCGCCAGCAAATCCGATCTCATCCAAGCTGTGGGGTTGCGGCAGGCGAAGCAGTTCGTCGAGGACGTGGATGCGGCGTTGCAGCGGCAGGTCGATCGGGATGCCGGGGCCGAGGATCAGATCGTTGAGCTGTTCGTGGTGTTTCTGGAGGGGTTGCGGGGGAACAAGCTGCTGGATCGGCTGTTGCAGACCGAGCCGGAGATCGTGCTTCCCTATCTGACCGTGCAGGGGGCTCCGGTGATCGAGCTCGGGCGGGATTACTTGGTGGAGTTCATCTCTCGGTTGCAGCGGGAGGGGAAGTTGCCGGAGTACGATCCGGCGCCGATTGCCGAGATGATCGCCCGGACGTCGCTCTCGCTGGCGCTCACGCCGCAGACGGTGATTCCGTTCGAGGACGAGCGGGCGGTGCGCGATTTCGCGCGGGACCATATCGCTGTCTCGTTCCGGGTGCCGGGGCGGTTGGCCGAGAGCTGA
- a CDS encoding ecdysteroid 22-kinase family protein, which produces MTHDLPIPADWAEITPEWMTAALAADFPGVRVTAVQVTLRDDGTNRRARLGLEYAGTPGPRSVFVKAADPAHKELIKMTSGMYHEPRLFQSGLPLPIEHPAVHTALIDEQREDFLLVMEDLAERGADPRDATRPLTVDQAADGVRALARLHGTYWGVRLEQHPELAWLEPFVPWDGMEIAPLPAALDRLPDAPPAVRELTIGALIDDIWKPYIASLTTGPQTLLHGDAHIGNTYLLDGARVGFLDWQVARRGSWSLDLGYFLQGSLTIEDRRRAETDLLAEYRGALELPAAELPSATEIRDGYRASVAHGLTLWLCTASAGELWQRPDIALALAERYAAAYADLDTAGALAAHR; this is translated from the coding sequence ATGACGCACGACCTCCCGATCCCCGCCGACTGGGCGGAGATCACCCCGGAGTGGATGACCGCGGCGCTCGCCGCCGACTTCCCCGGCGTCCGGGTGACCGCGGTGCAGGTGACGCTGCGCGACGACGGCACCAACCGCCGCGCCCGGCTCGGCCTGGAGTACGCGGGCACGCCCGGCCCGCGCTCGGTGTTCGTCAAGGCCGCCGACCCCGCGCACAAAGAGCTGATCAAGATGACCAGCGGCATGTACCACGAACCGCGGCTTTTCCAGAGCGGACTGCCGCTCCCCATCGAGCACCCGGCCGTGCACACCGCGCTGATCGACGAGCAGCGCGAGGACTTCCTGCTGGTCATGGAGGATCTCGCCGAACGCGGCGCCGACCCCCGCGACGCCACCCGCCCGCTCACCGTCGACCAGGCCGCCGACGGCGTACGCGCCCTGGCCCGGCTGCACGGCACCTACTGGGGCGTCCGGCTGGAGCAGCACCCGGAGCTCGCCTGGCTGGAGCCCTTCGTCCCGTGGGACGGCATGGAGATCGCCCCGCTGCCCGCCGCGCTCGACCGGCTCCCCGACGCCCCGCCCGCCGTACGCGAGCTGACCATCGGCGCGCTGATCGACGACATCTGGAAGCCGTACATCGCGAGCCTCACCACCGGCCCGCAGACGCTGCTGCACGGCGACGCGCACATCGGCAACACCTACCTGCTCGACGGCGCCCGGGTCGGCTTCCTCGACTGGCAGGTGGCAAGGCGCGGCTCCTGGTCGCTCGACCTCGGCTACTTCCTGCAGGGCTCGCTCACCATCGAGGACCGGCGGCGCGCCGAGACCGACCTGCTCGCCGAGTACCGCGGCGCACTGGAGCTCCCGGCCGCCGAGCTGCCGTCGGCGACCGAGATCAGGGACGGCTACCGCGCCTCCGTCGCACACGGGCTGACGCTCTGGCTCTGCACCGCGAGCGCGGGCGAGCTCTGGCAGCGCCCGGACATCGCGCTGGCGCTGGCCGAGCGGTACGCCGCCGCCTACGCCGACCTGGACACCGCGGGCGCACTCGCAGCACACCGTTGA
- a CDS encoding oxygenase MpaB family protein produces MSRPSPVPPEPPADFDVAAFLPVVAGGLAAAPNVILQLATPGVGYGVLESKVHSGNVMIHPIKRLRTTMTYLAVALLGTDEERAAYREAVNTAHRQVRSTASSPVEYNAFDVRLQLWVAACLYWGLADLHERLHGPMDGPEADAFYQYAARLGTTLQVRADMWPPDRAAFDRYWSENLAATTVSPAVRAYLRDLVDLKMLPLPVQLLLSRPHRYLVAGMLPPHVRDQMGLRWTPRDEWLLSHTLRLLGHVDNALPYSVRRLPLSIYLSDLRFRRKHGLPLV; encoded by the coding sequence GTGTCCCGACCGTCGCCCGTGCCCCCCGAGCCCCCGGCCGACTTCGACGTCGCCGCCTTCCTACCGGTGGTAGCGGGCGGCCTCGCCGCCGCCCCCAACGTCATCCTGCAACTCGCCACCCCCGGCGTCGGCTACGGCGTGCTGGAGAGCAAAGTGCACAGCGGCAACGTCATGATCCACCCGATCAAACGCCTCCGCACCACCATGACCTACCTCGCCGTCGCCCTGCTCGGCACCGACGAGGAGCGCGCCGCCTACCGCGAGGCCGTGAACACCGCGCACCGCCAGGTCCGCTCCACCGCTTCGAGCCCGGTCGAATACAACGCCTTCGACGTCCGCCTCCAGCTCTGGGTAGCCGCCTGCCTCTACTGGGGCCTCGCCGACCTGCACGAACGCCTGCACGGCCCGATGGACGGCCCCGAAGCCGACGCCTTCTACCAGTACGCCGCCCGCCTCGGCACCACCCTCCAGGTCCGCGCGGACATGTGGCCCCCCGACCGCGCCGCCTTCGACCGCTACTGGTCCGAGAACCTGGCCGCCACCACCGTCTCCCCTGCCGTCCGCGCCTACCTCCGCGACCTCGTCGACCTCAAGATGCTGCCGCTACCGGTCCAGCTCCTCCTGAGCCGCCCGCACCGCTACCTCGTAGCCGGAATGCTCCCCCCGCACGTCCGCGACCAGATGGGGTTGCGCTGGACGCCCCGCGACGAATGGCTCCTCTCCCACACCCTCCGTCTCCTCGGCCACGTCGACAACGCCCTCCCCTACTCGGTGCGCCGCCTCCCCCTCAGCATCTACCTCAGCGACCTGCGCTTCCGCCGCAAGCACGGACTCCCGCTGGTCTAG
- a CDS encoding acyl-CoA synthetase, producing MTPVSGDRSVISSVSGVLLRSLNPAAVAAGDDLPDALTIAGETLSRSDLLGAATSVAERVAGAERVAVLARPTVTTVLAVTGALLAGVSVVPVPPDSGAAELRHILGDSGAQAWLGDAPEGSELPRIPVRKHARSWHRYAEPDPAGIAFVLYTSGTTGAPKGVLLSRGAIAAGLDALAEAWAWTRNDTLVHGLPLFHVHGLILGLLGPLRVGSRVIHTGKPTPEAYAAAGGTLYFGVPTVWSRIAEDEESARKLAEARLLVSGSAPLPVPVFRKLHELTGHAPVERYGMSETMITLSTRADGERRPGWVGLPVRGVETRLLDERGAEVPHDGESIGSLQVRGPMLGDGYLNRPDATAESWLADGWFATGDVAVIDADGFHRIVGRESVDLIKSGGYRVGAGEVETALLGHPEVAEVAVVGLPDDDLGQRIVAFVVPRGAAPDEAELVALVATELSNHKRPREIRFVETLPRNAMGKVQKKQLS from the coding sequence ATGACGCCCGTGAGCGGTGACCGATCTGTGATCAGTAGCGTGAGCGGGGTGCTGCTGCGATCGCTGAACCCGGCCGCCGTCGCCGCCGGCGACGACCTCCCGGATGCCCTGACCATTGCCGGGGAGACGCTCTCCCGCTCCGACCTGCTCGGGGCGGCCACCTCGGTGGCCGAGCGGGTGGCGGGGGCGGAGCGGGTCGCCGTGCTGGCGCGGCCGACCGTGACCACCGTGCTCGCGGTGACGGGGGCGTTGCTGGCGGGGGTGAGTGTGGTGCCGGTGCCGCCGGATTCGGGTGCCGCGGAGTTGCGGCACATTCTCGGGGACTCCGGTGCGCAGGCTTGGCTCGGGGACGCTCCCGAGGGGAGTGAGCTGCCGCGGATTCCGGTGCGGAAGCACGCGCGGTCGTGGCATCGGTATGCGGAGCCGGATCCGGCGGGGATCGCGTTCGTGCTCTACACGTCGGGGACCACCGGGGCGCCGAAGGGGGTGCTGCTCAGCCGGGGGGCGATCGCGGCCGGGCTGGATGCGCTGGCCGAGGCGTGGGCGTGGACCAGGAACGACACGCTCGTGCACGGGCTTCCGCTGTTCCACGTGCACGGGCTGATTCTCGGGTTGCTCGGGCCGTTGCGGGTCGGGAGCCGGGTGATCCACACCGGGAAGCCGACGCCGGAGGCGTATGCCGCGGCGGGCGGGACGCTGTATTTCGGGGTGCCGACGGTGTGGTCGCGGATCGCGGAGGACGAGGAGTCGGCGCGAAAGCTTGCCGAGGCTCGGTTGCTGGTCTCCGGGAGCGCGCCGCTGCCGGTGCCGGTGTTTCGGAAACTGCACGAACTCACCGGGCACGCGCCGGTGGAGCGGTACGGGATGAGCGAGACCATGATTACGCTCTCCACCAGGGCTGATGGTGAGCGCAGGCCGGGCTGGGTGGGGCTTCCGGTGCGCGGGGTCGAGACCAGGCTGCTGGATGAGCGCGGGGCCGAGGTGCCGCACGACGGGGAGAGCATCGGCAGTCTGCAGGTGCGGGGGCCGATGCTCGGCGACGGGTACCTGAACCGGCCGGACGCCACCGCCGAGAGCTGGCTCGCGGACGGGTGGTTCGCGACCGGGGATGTGGCGGTGATCGATGCCGACGGGTTCCATCGGATCGTCGGGCGGGAGTCGGTGGATCTGATCAAGTCCGGGGGGTACCGGGTCGGGGCGGGGGAGGTGGAGACGGCGCTGCTCGGGCACCCGGAGGTGGCCGAGGTCGCGGTCGTCGGCCTGCCCGACGACGATCTGGGCCAGCGCATCGTCGCCTTTGTGGTGCCGCGCGGCGCGGCACCCGACGAAGCGGAGCTGGTGGCGCTCGTGGCGACGGAACTGTCGAACCACAAGCGGCCCCGCGAGATTCGCTTCGTCGAGACGCTGCCGCGCAACGCCATGGGGAAGGTGCAGAAGAAGCAGTTGAGCTAG
- a CDS encoding oxygenase MpaB family protein, with translation MPAPHPAPTATPVDDFDIAARWTGAGAFLGGTANVIMQLSHAPVAYGVLESSVDSGKVMLHPMKRLRTTLTYLAVALMGTDEERAAYRDAVNTSHRSIRSSKQSPVKYNAFDPNLQLWVAACLYYGVIDIERRLHGEWDDDTADTFYRYAARLGTSLQMRPDMWPADRAAFAEYWESGLATRAIDDRTREYFDTLIDLHMLPKPLRAFAPFQRFLVTGLLPPRLREQMGMTWSEREERRLELLMRAIGAGQRKLPTTLRLFPMNFYLADFRLRRRLGKPLV, from the coding sequence ATGCCAGCACCGCACCCCGCGCCGACGGCGACCCCCGTCGACGACTTCGACATCGCCGCCCGATGGACCGGCGCGGGCGCCTTCCTCGGCGGCACCGCGAACGTGATCATGCAGCTCAGCCATGCCCCCGTGGCCTACGGCGTGCTGGAGAGCTCGGTCGATTCGGGCAAGGTCATGCTGCACCCGATGAAGCGGCTGCGCACCACGCTCACCTACCTCGCCGTCGCGCTGATGGGCACCGACGAGGAGCGCGCCGCCTACCGCGACGCCGTGAACACCTCGCACCGCTCGATCCGCTCCTCGAAGCAGAGCCCCGTCAAGTACAACGCCTTCGACCCGAACCTGCAGCTCTGGGTCGCCGCCTGCCTCTACTACGGCGTGATCGATATCGAGCGCAGGCTGCACGGCGAGTGGGACGACGACACCGCCGACACCTTCTACCGCTACGCCGCCCGCCTCGGCACCTCGCTGCAGATGCGCCCCGACATGTGGCCCGCCGACCGCGCCGCCTTCGCCGAGTACTGGGAGTCCGGCCTCGCCACCCGCGCCATCGACGACCGCACCCGCGAGTACTTCGACACCCTCATCGACCTGCACATGCTGCCCAAACCGCTGCGCGCCTTCGCCCCGTTCCAGCGCTTCCTGGTGACCGGCCTGCTCCCGCCCCGGCTCCGCGAGCAGATGGGGATGACCTGGTCGGAGCGCGAGGAGCGGCGGCTCGAGCTGCTCATGCGGGCCATCGGCGCCGGCCAGCGCAAACTGCCGACGACGCTGCGGCTCTTCCCGATGAACTTCTACCTGGCCGATTTCCGGCTGCGCCGCAGGCTCGGCAAGCCACTGGTCTGA
- a CDS encoding PucR family transcriptional regulator — protein sequence MTVTLPERELLEIAALDAPDEVTALTRQCLAAALATADGDDTTEHIAEIERAAAGWARTGVPIDAVHHAVHSGYRIGLDLVAARRTEGEVRRDDYDTLVAGMRAMLTALDRMTTAISMAYVRELRSAAADHHTAVHTLTSALLGGYSTSTMTRECGIEPAERYAVLALQIPTHPDAADPALDGDVVVRRTLRRAQAALAAHAGRDTLALLSVDGGTVLLPAHTVNDASLEALIAELTAAARVPITATVVHADKHAIPDAADRAHQLLDTVTLIGARGGLHRFERMALEFQLTRPGPARDCLAAILNPLDEHPELLATLRTHLENDFNRQLTARQLHIHANTVDHRLKRIAQFTGLDPTCGADIWKLRSALVARSADVAAPRAGGDRYALST from the coding sequence GTGACCGTCACCCTGCCGGAACGCGAACTACTCGAGATCGCGGCGCTCGACGCGCCGGACGAGGTGACCGCGCTCACCAGGCAGTGCCTGGCGGCGGCGCTCGCCACCGCCGACGGCGACGACACCACCGAGCACATCGCCGAGATCGAGCGCGCCGCGGCGGGCTGGGCCAGGACCGGCGTGCCGATCGACGCCGTCCACCACGCCGTGCACTCCGGCTACCGGATCGGCCTCGACCTGGTGGCCGCCCGCCGCACCGAGGGCGAGGTGCGCCGCGACGACTACGACACCCTGGTGGCCGGGATGCGCGCCATGCTGACCGCGCTCGACCGGATGACCACCGCGATCAGCATGGCCTACGTCCGCGAGCTGCGCTCCGCCGCCGCCGACCACCACACCGCCGTGCACACCCTCACCTCCGCGCTGCTCGGCGGCTACTCCACCAGCACCATGACGCGCGAGTGCGGCATCGAGCCCGCCGAGCGGTACGCCGTGCTCGCGCTGCAGATCCCCACCCACCCCGACGCCGCCGACCCCGCGCTCGACGGCGACGTCGTGGTCCGGCGCACCCTGCGCCGCGCCCAGGCCGCGCTCGCCGCGCACGCGGGGCGCGACACCCTCGCCCTGCTCAGCGTGGACGGCGGCACCGTGCTGCTGCCCGCGCACACCGTCAACGACGCCTCGCTGGAGGCGCTGATCGCCGAGCTGACCGCGGCCGCCAGGGTGCCGATCACCGCCACCGTCGTGCACGCCGACAAGCACGCCATTCCCGACGCCGCCGACCGCGCGCACCAGCTGCTCGACACCGTCACCCTGATCGGCGCCCGCGGCGGGCTGCACCGCTTCGAGCGCATGGCCCTCGAATTCCAGCTCACCAGGCCCGGCCCGGCCCGCGACTGCCTCGCCGCCATCCTGAACCCGCTGGACGAGCACCCCGAGCTGCTCGCCACGCTGCGCACGCACCTGGAGAACGACTTCAACCGCCAGCTGACCGCGCGGCAGCTGCACATCCACGCCAATACCGTCGACCACCGGCTCAAGCGGATCGCCCAGTTCACCGGGCTCGACCCCACCTGCGGCGCCGACATCTGGAAGCTGCGCTCGGCCCTGGTCGCGCGGTCGGCGGACGTGGCGGCACCACGCGCCGGTGGCGATCGGTACGCTCTCTCGACGTGA